In the Halichoerus grypus chromosome 4, mHalGry1.hap1.1, whole genome shotgun sequence genome, one interval contains:
- the AKAP19 gene encoding small membrane A-kinase anchor protein has product MGCMKSKQTFPFPTTFESEKQHASEESFMSEERFLPRMPSPVNVEEEVKEPPGPEMVVFEFAHRLSQEILSDALQQWAGNNIKYYDIPYIESEGP; this is encoded by the coding sequence ATGGGCTGCATGAAATCAAAGCAAACTTTCCCATTTCCTACCACATTTGAGAGTGAGAAGCAGCATGCAAGTGAAGAAAGCTTTATGTCTGAAGAGAGATTTCTACCTAGGATGCCTTCTCCAGTTAATGTCGAAGAGGAAGTGAAGGAACCACCAGGGCCCGAAATGGTAGTCTTCGAATTTGCACACCGCCTATCCCAGGAAATCTTGAGTGATGCCTTGCAGCAGTGGGCAGGCAATAACATCAAGTACTATGACATCCCATACATTGAGAGCGAGGGGCCTTGA